In Agrobacterium tumefaciens, a single genomic region encodes these proteins:
- a CDS encoding uracil-DNA glycosylase, producing the protein MIAAHDLSPAELAALLHFHADAGVDWMLEEAPVDRFAEFAAARPARPMPGREPGQDTTAPARQSESPANHRADAPQRQSPGRSAPARGAPAALAIQQNVAMPDEQAVAAARFAAESARSLAELKTALEGFSGCNLKNSARNTIFSEGDPASAIMVIGPMPDADDDREGLPFAGKTGLLLERMLAAIGLNRSAIMLGNVVPWRPPGNRPPTQAEMDICRPFIERQIALAEPKHLLLLGNFTARFFFGGTGTIHTLRGQWRDVAAGHLILPALASLHPQELLNAPASKSLAWQDLLAFQAKIAQS; encoded by the coding sequence ATGATCGCCGCCCACGACCTTTCCCCGGCCGAACTTGCCGCCCTCCTGCATTTCCATGCGGATGCGGGCGTAGACTGGATGCTGGAAGAGGCGCCGGTCGACCGTTTCGCCGAATTTGCCGCCGCCCGCCCTGCCCGCCCGATGCCGGGACGGGAGCCGGGGCAGGACACTACCGCGCCCGCGAGGCAGTCGGAGAGCCCGGCCAATCACCGTGCCGACGCACCTCAACGGCAGTCGCCGGGCCGGAGCGCTCCGGCACGCGGTGCACCGGCAGCCCTCGCCATTCAGCAGAATGTCGCCATGCCGGACGAGCAGGCCGTGGCGGCCGCGCGTTTTGCGGCGGAAAGCGCGCGCTCGCTTGCCGAGCTGAAAACCGCGCTCGAGGGTTTCAGCGGCTGCAATCTCAAGAACAGCGCGCGCAATACGATTTTCAGCGAGGGCGATCCCGCCTCCGCCATCATGGTCATCGGCCCCATGCCTGACGCCGATGACGACCGCGAAGGCCTGCCCTTTGCCGGCAAGACCGGCCTGCTGCTTGAGCGCATGCTGGCGGCCATCGGCCTTAACCGCAGCGCCATCATGCTCGGCAATGTGGTGCCCTGGCGGCCGCCGGGCAACCGCCCACCGACTCAGGCTGAAATGGATATCTGCCGGCCGTTCATCGAGCGCCAGATAGCGCTCGCGGAGCCGAAACACCTGTTGCTTCTCGGCAACTTCACCGCACGTTTCTTCTTTGGTGGCACCGGCACCATCCATACGCTGCGCGGACAGTGGCGTGATGTCGCAGCCGGACACCTGATTCTGCCCGCGCTCGCAAGCCTGCACCCGCAGGAACTGTTGAACGCGCCAGCCAGCAAGTCCTTGGCATGGCAGGATTTATTGGCTTTTCAGGCAAAGATCGCGCAAAGCTGA
- a CDS encoding Hsp70 family protein translates to MTQKRALGLDFGTTNTVMALSDTGSSSHSMRFTSSAGTDDSMRTALSFMKDAGLGAAALHVEAGQAAIRQFIDNAGDCRFLQSIKTFAASPLFQGTLIFAKRQSFEDLMEVFLRKLKTYAGSEWPGDVSTVVAGRPVRFAGSNPDETLALARYNEALTRAGFPEIHYVYEPVAAAYYFAQSLKKDANVLVADFGGGTTDYSLIRFETHAGKLSATPIGHSGVGVAGDHFDFRMIDNLVSPEIGKGSKFKSFDKVLDVPSGYYVNFGRWNQLSIFKTSKEFTDLKSLVRSALEPDKLELFIDLVEHDEGYPLYQAISATKMALSSAEEAEFNFAPLGKAGRKMVKRSDFNGWIAEDLAKIEGALDEVLEKTKVAPEAIDKVFLTGGTSFVPAVRELFTRRFDADRIESGGELLSIAHGLAMIGESGDIQRWTA, encoded by the coding sequence ATGACGCAAAAGCGGGCTCTCGGCCTCGATTTCGGCACGACCAACACGGTCATGGCTCTTTCCGACACTGGCAGCTCAAGCCATTCCATGCGCTTCACCAGCAGCGCGGGCACGGATGACAGCATGCGCACGGCGCTCTCTTTCATGAAGGATGCCGGCCTAGGTGCCGCCGCCCTGCATGTGGAAGCGGGACAAGCCGCCATCCGGCAATTCATCGACAATGCCGGCGACTGTCGTTTCCTGCAGTCGATCAAGACATTTGCGGCCTCGCCGCTGTTTCAGGGCACCCTGATCTTCGCCAAGCGCCAGAGCTTCGAAGACCTGATGGAGGTGTTCCTGCGCAAGCTGAAGACCTATGCGGGGTCCGAATGGCCGGGCGATGTGTCGACCGTCGTCGCCGGCCGACCGGTGCGTTTTGCCGGCAGCAATCCGGACGAAACGCTGGCGCTTGCCCGTTACAACGAAGCGCTCACCCGGGCCGGTTTCCCGGAAATCCATTATGTCTACGAGCCGGTGGCGGCCGCCTATTATTTCGCCCAAAGCCTGAAGAAGGACGCCAACGTGCTGGTGGCGGATTTCGGCGGCGGCACGACGGACTATTCGCTGATCCGTTTCGAGACCCATGCCGGCAAGCTTTCCGCCACCCCCATCGGCCATTCCGGCGTCGGCGTGGCGGGCGATCATTTCGACTTCCGCATGATCGACAATCTGGTCTCGCCTGAGATCGGCAAAGGCAGCAAGTTCAAAAGCTTCGACAAGGTGCTGGACGTGCCTTCGGGTTATTACGTGAATTTCGGGCGCTGGAACCAGCTGTCGATCTTCAAGACCTCAAAGGAATTCACCGACCTCAAATCGCTGGTCCGCTCGGCGCTGGAGCCCGACAAGCTGGAACTCTTCATCGATCTCGTCGAGCATGACGAAGGTTACCCACTCTATCAGGCGATTTCCGCCACCAAGATGGCGCTGTCTTCGGCCGAGGAAGCGGAATTCAACTTCGCGCCGCTCGGCAAGGCCGGGCGCAAGATGGTCAAGCGCAGCGATTTCAACGGGTGGATCGCCGAAGATCTGGCCAAGATCGAGGGCGCGCTGGACGAGGTTCTGGAGAAGACGAAAGTTGCACCAGAGGCAATCGACAAGGTGTTCCTCACCGGCGGCACCTCTTTCGTGCCGGCGGTGCGAGAGCTTTTCACCCGCCGCTTCGACGCCGACCGGATTGAAAGCGGCGGCGAGTTGCTCTCGATCGCCCATGGTCTCGCCATGATCGGCGAAAGCGGCGATATTCAGCGCTGGACAGCGTGA